Below is a window of Terriglobales bacterium DNA.
GGGCGTCGCTATCAGAATCTTTAGCGACTTGATTGGAGCACTGACGGGTTCAAAATTGAGCAATCTTGGCGGGTAGCGCCTGGTTTCCACATCCAGGCAGGTAGCGTGGGAGCGGCCATTTTGACGCGCCGAAAGCAGCAATCCGAGGTAAGATTTCCCTCCGTACCTCTTAGGACTCCGCATTCTGGACGGGCCCATGGCCACAAAAATTGCGCTGATCGACTTCGATGAAGAGCTGCTGGAATCCAGCCGGGCTGAATTGGAGCGCAGGGGCTACAAAGTCCGGACGGCGACAGACGGTGTGACGGGACTGCAACTGATTGAGCAGATGCAGCCTGAGATCGTGGTCCTCGAGCTGGTTCTGCCTAAACTGCACGGCTTGCAGCTCTGCGCTCGTCTGCGGAAGCATCCCGAATTGCAAGCCAAAGTGATTGTGGCGGCTTCACCGACGTTTGCCATCGACATCCGTAAGGCCAGAGAGATGGGTGCCGCATCGTTCCTCAATAAGCCTTACACCACCGAGGATCTGGCACGCGCAGTGAAATCAGTGGAGTCGGTTCCAATTCCTCACAACGAAGTTCAGCGAGTCGCGGCACTCAAGTCTTACGACATCCTCGACAGTCTCCCGGAAAAGTCGTTCGACGATCTGGCGCAGCTTGCGGCGATCATCTGCGAAACGCCCGGCGCAATGATTACGTTTGTCGATTCTGACCGGCTCTGGTTCAAGTCGATGGTTGGATTCGTCGCCAATGAGGTACCGCGCGAACTCTCGTTCTGCGCGCACGCCATCATGGATCACGAGGTAATGGTGGTGGAAGATGCGACTAAGGATGAACGCTTCGCCGGGAATCCGCTCGTCTCGGCTGGTCCCCGTGTCCGCTTTTACGCGGGTTCGCCGCTAAACACACCTGATGGAGAAGCGTTAGGAAGCGTCTGCGTGATTGCGCAGGAACCGCGCTCGATTACCCCGCAGCAAAAACAGGCGCTGCGACTACTCGCAAACCAAGTCCAGCTTTTGCTCGAATGGCGACGCTCAGCGAACAAGCGTGTATCGACAACTACTGCTGCCACTGCGTAGAGCATCGAGCTACTTTGTTGTTTGACTCGATTATCGTCCCTGAGTCACCACCCTCACTGTCATCCTGAGCCCCTCTTTTGTGCGAAGGATCTCCCGGGAATGTCTCAAGCTCATTTGCTTGGTCGCGGCTCCTTCACGAGAATTCGTGGCCGAAGTGCCGGAATACCGCAAGTAAGCCCGACACATCGCGGGAGATCCTTCGCCCAAAAGACGGCTCAGGATGACAGTCTTAGAATCATCCGTGGGCAGGCTGCGCAGAATCGATGCAGCGCAACATGCCAAAAAAAATGGGCGGAACCTACATTCTGGTTCCGCCCTCTCCGGTCAGGGGTGAAATCGAACTTTATTTGTTGCCGGTAGGCTCTTCCATGCGAGCGCTGATGCGGTTGCTGCCTTCGAAGCTCACGATGCCTTCATACAGGCTGAGGGCAAACATCCGATCACGCATTGGAATCGCGCGGTGCAGTGGCAGGCCTGCATCTTGCATGCGATGCCATTTCTGTCCATCGGCGCTACCGAAAACTTCGCTGGATCCATCGACGATCGCGAGCAGATGATGACTGCTCTGGTCGTAGTCCAGTGATGTGATCTTCGTCTTGGGCAGATCGGTGGACATCGGCTGCCAGCTTCCGCCCTTCTGCTGGCAGAAGAGGCCCTGCGCTGACGCGATCCAGAGGTTCTGGTCGGAATCAACGGTGATCCCCGTGATCAGTGTCACTGGCAGGCTCTGCTCCACGTTGAAGTGTTTGCCACCATCTGCTGAGACCAGCAGCGTGGTGTAAGTTGCGGCGGCAATCATGCCGTTGTTAGCGCGAACCCTCAGGAAAGGTTCTTTCTTAACGGCATGCTGTTGGGTCCAGGTCTTGCCCATATCACGCGAGATGAGCAATGCCCCAGATGTGGTCGGCACAAACATCGTGTTGCCCGCGATGGCCAGATCGGGAACGTTAGGCATCATGCCGGGCAGGATCACACGCGTCCACATGCGAGTGTTTTGAGCCAGGCGGAAGAGACCAGCGTTGGTTCCGGCGTAGATGTTGCCCTTTTCATCCTGGGCGAGCGTAAAAACGTCGCGGCCATTCAGTCCGTTGCTGAGCTGCGACCAGCGTTGTCCACCATCACGAGTGACGAAGACACCGCCGAATTCCTTGTCATTGACCATGCCGGCGTAAAGGACGCTGGAGTTCTTGTTGTCGGCGAGCAGCGCGCGCACCTGACGGTGAGCGAAGCCTTCGTTCGATGCGGTGAACGATGCTGAGTTGTTGGTGCTGAGCAACACGCCACTGCGGTCGGTCGCGAGCATCACGCGGGTAGAATCACGTGGATCGATCATCACGTCGTTGACGATGATGTTTGGAGCAGTTACGCGATGCCAGGTCGTGCCGGCGTCCTGTGTCTTCCAAAGACCTTCAGTCGTGCCGGCGAAGACCACATCCGGATTGTTCGGATCCTGCTTCAGTACGCGCGTACGCCGTGCCGAAAACGGAATTCCCTGGGCCTTACGGAAAAGCTCACCGTTATTGCTGCTCTTGTAAATCCCAGAGCAGGCGCTCAAGTACACCGTCGAGGGCTGCTTCGGATCGATGATCAGCGAGAAAACGTCGGAGTCGTCGATGACGCCATTCTTGATCTGATGCCAGTTATTTCCGCCGTCCTCGGTCTTCCACGCGAGGTGCCAGGTGCCGGCGTAAATCACCTCAAGGTTGGTTGGGTCGATCGCCAGCGACTCGATGTTCTTGATGTCCTTGTGACCTTCAGGCGAGATGCGTGTCCAATGATCGCCACCGTCTTCCGAACGGAAAACGCCATCTAGTGCGCCGGCGATGATAATCCTGGAATTCGACGGAGCCATCGCGAAGGAGCGGATCGACTTGCCCTTCATACCGCTCAGCGACTCGAAAGATTTCCCGCCATTGTTCGAGCGGAAGAGTTCACCCGTTTCGCGTTCGATGCTCCAGGCGGCAACGTACAATTTGCGGGAATTGGTCGGATCAA
It encodes the following:
- a CDS encoding response regulator gives rise to the protein MATKIALIDFDEELLESSRAELERRGYKVRTATDGVTGLQLIEQMQPEIVVLELVLPKLHGLQLCARLRKHPELQAKVIVAASPTFAIDIRKAREMGAASFLNKPYTTEDLARAVKSVESVPIPHNEVQRVAALKSYDILDSLPEKSFDDLAQLAAIICETPGAMITFVDSDRLWFKSMVGFVANEVPRELSFCAHAIMDHEVMVVEDATKDERFAGNPLVSAGPRVRFYAGSPLNTPDGEALGSVCVIAQEPRSITPQQKQALRLLANQVQLLLEWRRSANKRVSTTTAATA
- a CDS encoding YCF48-related protein; the protein is MFRKRWWLALASACVVSFFIGYAHGATPQMLGPDGGDARSLSYDPKNPDRILLGTSSGQIFESRDRGLSWNRFAHVGTGSDYVLDHIIFDPTNSRKLYVAAWSIERETGELFRSNNGGKSFESLSGMKGKSIRSFAMAPSNSRIIIAGALDGVFRSEDGGDHWTRISPEGHKDIKNIESLAIDPTNLEVIYAGTWHLAWKTEDGGNNWHQIKNGVIDDSDVFSLIIDPKQPSTVYLSACSGIYKSSNNGELFRKAQGIPFSARRTRVLKQDPNNPDVVFAGTTEGLWKTQDAGTTWHRVTAPNIIVNDVMIDPRDSTRVMLATDRSGVLLSTNNSASFTASNEGFAHRQVRALLADNKNSSVLYAGMVNDKEFGGVFVTRDGGQRWSQLSNGLNGRDVFTLAQDEKGNIYAGTNAGLFRLAQNTRMWTRVILPGMMPNVPDLAIAGNTMFVPTTSGALLISRDMGKTWTQQHAVKKEPFLRVRANNGMIAAATYTTLLVSADGGKHFNVEQSLPVTLITGITVDSDQNLWIASAQGLFCQQKGGSWQPMSTDLPKTKITSLDYDQSSHHLLAIVDGSSEVFGSADGQKWHRMQDAGLPLHRAIPMRDRMFALSLYEGIVSFEGSNRISARMEEPTGNK